CCCGGACGTTACAGTCCGGTTCGAGTACGAGGACTACCGCGTCGTGATCGCTCCCAACCCGCACGACGTGAAGGTGATCGACGCGGATCGGTAGCGGCTCACCGATCGGTCCTCCCGGCCGACCGGTCGGTCACTCGTCGACTCGAGCGGCGAACCGACGGAAGTTCGCGATCATCTCCTTACCGAGCGCGAGTGAGATCTCGTCGCCGCGGCCGTCCTCGGCCGCACCCGTCGCCGCGTCCGAGTGAGCCCGCGTGAGGATGCTCTCGGGGTGGAACTGCACGCCGACGTGGGGCTTCTCCCGGTGGCGAACCGCCATCAGGACGCCGCGCTCGTCGGTCGTCCGAGCGGTCTCTTCCAACGGGGACGGCAGGTCCGCGCGGTCGACCGCCAGCGAGTGGTAGCGCCCGACCTGGAAGTCCGACGGGAGCCCGGCGAAGATCCCCTCGCCGTCGTGGCTCACCGTCGAGGGTTTCCCGTGGACGACTTCGGAGGCGTGGACGACCGGTGCGCCGTTTGCTGCAC
This window of the Natrinema salifodinae genome carries:
- a CDS encoding anthranilate synthase component II, which encodes MTDAPTADARILVVDNYDSFAYNLVQYVGEVADEVIVRRNDEIDLTGVRDLDPTGIVVSPGPGTPQEAGISIPLFAETDYPILGVCLGHQALCAANGAPVVHASEVVHGKPSTVSHDGEGIFAGLPSDFQVGRYHSLAVDRADLPSPLEETARTTDERGVLMAVRHREKPHVGVQFHPESILTRAHSDAATGAAEDGRGDEISLALGKEMIANFRRFAARVDE